CTTCATTCATCATTTCTCTGAACTTTCAACTTATCGTCAGAACTAAATAATAGATACGCTGAGAGTGTGTTTTATTGTAGGATTACTGCTTTAAATCAGATGTTTTGGtaaagagagagaaagttaACGAAGAGATAAAGCTCACACGTTTGTGTATGCTGTAGTTTTATGTTCTGGACGGATTGGGGCGAATCTCCTCGGATCGAGAGGTGTGGTCTGAACGGTGCAGATCGAAAGCCTCTGGTCACAGAAAACATCGCCTGGCCCAACGGCATCACTTTGGGTGAGACAGACGTGGACTCAGATGTTTTAGTGAGAAACCCACATGGATGTTTTGTTGGGTTCtgatgtgtgtgttgtgtttgtgttcagATGTGATAAGTCAGCGTCTCTACTGGGTCGACTCAAAACTACACACACTGTCCAGCATTGGTGTTACTGGAGAACAACGTCACACAATCATCTATGATGAACAGAAGCTCCCACATCCACTGTCATTGGCCGTGTTTGAGGTGTGTATGAATgtttgtgtgtctctgtgtgtgtgtgtgtttgtgtaacgTCATAGTTCTGAATGTTTGTCTATGTTGATGTTGATCAGGAGAAGATCTTCTGGACTGATGTGTCTAATAACGCAATCTGGAGTGCAAACCGCCTGACGGGACGAGACATCACAGCTGTAGCACAACATCTCCACTCACCTGAAGATATTGTACTGTATCACAGCCTGAAACAACCAGCAGGTaagcgcacacacaaacacacacgcacgcacacttACCGATCCACAGCATGTGTCAGGTGACTGATGGTcattgatgtgtttgtgtgtcacaGGACAGAACTGGTGCCTTGACAACGGCGGCTGTGAGTTCTTGTGTCTGCCGGCACCGATAATTAACATGCGTTCACCCAAATACACGTGTGCGTGTCCTGATCACATGACCCTGGCAGCCGACATGAAGACGTGCGTCTCAGGTGTGTTCAGATGTTCCCGCTCTTGAATTAAAGCACACggtcttcatcatcatcatcatcctcaccAGGGTTTCTTTTCTCCACAGCAGCCAAAACTACAACCCAGCTACCCACGACAACCAGAGCTTCATCTGGACTCACAAAAGAGAGTCGTCGTCAGGACTCGAGCAGATTCACCACACACACGGACTCATTCAGCGGTGAGATTCTGTTCTGCTGTATGATGATGTCACACAAAACATTTCAACAGTATGCATGACTTCAGTCTGATTGTGTGAAATCATATCTGATATTTAATCCTGATGTGAGTGACGTGAGAGAAAACATTTGTTGTGTGCAGAGGCGTAGCTTCTGGGATGATGAGGGTTGATGACGTTTGTTTGTGTGATCTaccgttatcgtacaattacactGAAAGTGACAGGAGGAGTGCAAACGTAACCCCATAGGTGGGATTCACgataacaaacagagggtttgttgtgaCACCTGCtttagtttaaacacaaataattcaatcaaattctgtctttatactaaaggtggatattgtttaaatatctgcctataatagatagatatccacacattcatccatccatcatccttCATCTAAACATCCGTCTATTATGCatcaatgtatataaataaatgataattgtgagttatttctcctgatattgtattaacagttatcattttgatgaataggatttacattgttttcatttcattattattgTATACCCGCGGCCAGTTTGTCAAAGcactttatttgtcattttgtaAAGCCCTTCATGTCCTCCGAATACCTTCTTAATAATACagaagtctttttttatttactgtaaccTCATATTAAATAAGAAGTTACCGAGCACTAACAATGAACCCAAAACTCACCCTTTTAGTTCCCAAGTTTGGCTGGCACTGTAGTCTAATAGCTCATTcaattcaaatatatttaaataatgcttttcacaattttgcattgttacatagcagctttacatagaataaagaaaacaggaaaaataataacacagaaaaCAGGGCAATTTAttgctatttatttattaactttacaCTTTAACTGCTGATGGTCTTTATTACCTTCACAAATGTGTTGTTGAGAGtgaactacactttaaaaaccaGCGTCCTCCTGAAGCACAACATAGAAATAAGCACCATACAAATgaatttgaattgaattaaatcaATATGATGCTGTGAATGTCCTCTGTTGTTACTCACTCAAAAAATCTGACAATATTTCATTGCCATCAATTgttcataaaaaattatataaaaaaaaaagctgTTTTATGGCAGGTGAATTTTGGATTGTAGTTCACACactgaatgtttttatttttgttttttttagggAATAATGAAGCACAAGAGGCGGTCTCCAGCCCGTCCCAGCATCTGACTGTCCTCTACATTACTCTTCCTATAGGTAAGTCAGACATCACTGTCACGTGACACACGAAACCCTAACTGAATAAACCATCTAACCATTGAATCGTCTGTCTGTCCTACAGTCGCCTTGTGCTTGATTGTGTTTGGTGGCGTCTTGTTATGGAGGCACTGGCATCTGAAAAATACCAACACAATCCACTTCACCAACCCAGTTTACCAGAAAACAACAGATGACACTGTTCACATTTTCAGAAGCCCCAGTCTGGACGGCTACTCGCATCCCTCGGTACGACACCACAACAAtctgatttaaatatttttcatgtttCTGATTTTCATGAATTTCATTTCATTGTAATTTGACCTTTCTGCATTATATTTTTAGAATATAAAATATGAAAGTATTGTTATTAAAGTCTGTATAAATTAATGTCAGCACAAATCTATTTAAATACGTTAGAGGTCAAATAATATTGACAACACAAATGAATGAGTTTTTATCTTCTTGTACCAGACTTATGTTCATCAATCCATTCCTCGTTAAAGTAATCCAGATGACTCTAGTGGGTTAATAAAGACAAACAGTCTGTTTGTTAGAGAttcatttttaaagtttctttATGTTATGCTGTATATCTGTTAATGTCTatctttctgtgtgtcaggatCAAATGTTCAGTTTGGATGAAGAAACAGCCTGACGTTATGACGGTCAGATCAGAAATCTGTGATGGAGGTCATTAGAAATGCTGCTCTGAGATTTTTTGAATGAAACGAGGATGACGCAGACTTCAGTTTTGTGTTTTATTGAACTGTTTCATTGAAGAAACACAAATATCTAATGGCCTGATATCATAGCCGAAGACGTTCACACACAGCACCCGGCTGAAGATCGTTGACTCATTTAAAAGCCACTACcctttaaaagaaatgaaatGCCTGTAATGTTACTGTTTTACTGTGAGCTCAGGTATACGATCACATGACTCCTGATGTTTAAAGGAAGTTGATGCTTTGCACACTACAGAAATGCAGCTGTTTtcttatataaattattttcttGTTTGGGAGATATTAAAACGATTgtcttttatttaaagtgaactttataaatattgattttatttatGTGGAAGGCTGACAGCTGTCTCTCTTCTTGCACTATTATTGTTCATCGTCACAGGTTTTGTGTAAATTCCAGACAAACTGAACAAAATCTTTGTCTTaacaatatatttgttttttataaaattacgGGGTTACTTTAAATATAATGAgagaaaacaaatgtttttttttttgttttttttgaggCGGCTGATTTTTCTGTTCTTGCGGTTCCTTCTGTGTAGTCTGTTATCGATGAGATCCATCATTGAAGTCAAACTTGATCTGTTTTTGTGTGACTTTCGAATGTTTCTGTGTGCGACTGATGTGTCGTATTTCACAGAATTTTTCCACGATGCCTTGAAACGTCAGAATGTACTCAGGTGACACCTTttcttatttgtttgtttgttcgaGACATTGAGTCGTCTGATGTCAGCTCTCCGTTATAATAATGTAGGAACGTTCGCTTCTGTTTCTGATGTTTATTGCGAGGCAGGTACAATCAGATGATCAGATGGTTTGCTGTTATCCGATGTCAATGAAGAATCTTGTCTTTGTAAATGTTTGCATGTAACATAAGACTTGTAAGAAGGaaagtgtattttatttattttgtacatttgttcatttgaaatatttttctgGTGTTTGTCAATCTGAAATCTTCTGCACTACAGATCTTTTTTTATTGAAGGATAAATATGAGGAGATTTGTGCCTGTATTTACATGAATGAAGTTGTCAATCGTTTAATGAAGTTTCTTTCTCTTATTGCTGCTGATTGATATTTGAggttcattttgtttttctcagcACTGTTGGTTTATGAACAGAATGTTCAGGCTGAACTGATAAGATATTTATCTAATAAAAGTTTTGAAATCTTAGATCCACTGCACTTTTCTTAATCAATCAATCATTCGTTCttctttatttgttcttatGTGAGATCTTTAGTTTAACTCTGAAACAGTGAAATGAGGTGCAGCTTCAGTTTTATCATCTCTTTACAGGTACAGGTATCAAACCTGCAACAGTCCCATTAATCGCTCTAAACCACCACCCAGTGCATTCATGATGAAGGACTCGCATACATTAATCCTCATCCTTTAATCTTAGATGATGAAGTTAAAATATAAACTCTCTTCTGTCTGTCTCAGGACATCATGTTCATCATAGCATCTCATGCACTCTTCTGTGGCATGTGGTCCAACCAGATGTTAAACAAACAACTCTTCTCTTCATAGATCCTCATCCTAAATCTACAagtttctgtaaatgtaatTATCTATAGCTGATGATAAAATTCACACaataaaatgaaatgtcaatCAGTTTATAGTTCAGTGCTGGCGTCGTCTGAAGTTCTTCCATCTCAAACTTTATCAGTGACACATTAGGAGGGCGTGTCTTGTGtgtcattgtgtgtgtgtgtgtgtgtgtgttaattttgtttataccacgggtctgttgaatgctgtattctgattggctgagaaatgttccctgggtatgcattaatttctgataaccgcacacctaacttgtcaaactCCGCCTCGCGTtgtgccgcattgcaccttgggtgtgcaatattttcttataattcaatggcccatcgtcaattatttcttacGTATAACACaaattaattcaattcaatacAAGGTTGTATTGTGGAACTttataacaaaaatgtaatcATTATATAAAGCGATATTAACAAGAAGCCAAATTCAAAGTCTTCAAAACTCCTGCAAGAGTTTACTTTTGTGTATTTCTCTGATTTAACCTCATGAACATTTATGACATTTTCTTTTCAATAGATTAAATTGTCATTTTACGTGTCAATTACATTGGCGTTACACAACCTGACAAACAGAAGTGTTTTTATAGGCCCGGATGTGTTTTAGTTGATGACCACTGACTCACTCTTTTAGACTTCAACACAACCACACTTACTGAAGAACACAGAATCAAATCATTTCATTCATTTAATAGCCTATTCTAGAGATATATGTATTTATGTTATATACAATTAATATTTAACCAAAAAGTGTTGCAAATGCCTTTGGTGGTATGGGTAGCTAAATTACATCTTGCCATAAATTCCTCATAAGTAAAAGAAGGCCATCTGAATCATATAATCAGTCCATCAAAATAATATTACTTCGAAAGCAAAGAAAATAGTCTTTTGTTTAAATAGTAATGTCCTTATTACTCCAGATAAAAGTAGGCATGAGATGAAACAAGTTTTGTTTGTAGATGAAATGGCATTTTGTTAATATCAAAATTGCAAACAAAGAAGAAATAAACACCACACAGACAACATCAAATATAAAGGGGAATAATATTTGACATGGATACACCTGTTAATAAGTAACGCGATGAGTCTCTTCTGCAGTCACGTGATCGCTGTAATGTTTCACCTGGCGCTCGGCGACGTCATCACGTAGCGTGCAGGAAAAGGAAAAAAGACCTGCGGAGTCCATGTTAAGCTAAACACCGGAATGTTACAACAGCTACTTGACTAATTGCTAACTAACTACTTTAAGTCTTTTTATAACCCATTGAATATTGATTGAAgttgttttataaatattacGGTATGTCTGCGTCAGCTGTGTTCGTGCTGGATCTTAAAGGAAAGGTAAATATGAGTCATAACGAGCGGTTATAACGCCTTAATAAACCTTTAACGTTATATGTTGTGTTCAAAGGCACATTCACTTACGAGTTTGATCAGATAACTGTTTATATTCATCTTTGTGGTTGTCTGTCTACTCCAAAACTACAACAAAAAAGTCAGTTTGAATAAAAAACACTTGTTTTAGAAGATGCactgtaagaaaaataaatgcacTATGAAGTTAAAGTCAATTTAACCTAATATTTTAGGGTTTTGCTTGTGATAtgttgacataacttattaaatcaacttgaatttgtttaattaaattgattaactaaaaatatatattgatttgacaaaaatgctgcatatttttacagtgtgtggtttaaaaaaaaaaaaactaatatttcTATTATTGTATTGTACTGCTGACGTCATCATTCGATTGTATTAATACGGCAATGACTCCTGAGGCAGCATTTGTGCACGGCAGTGCTGGAAACACATTCGGACAGACCTCATAGGCAGCGTAATGGAAATCTGTTCATTATAAacagagcgcctttgtgataaagaatttttatttctcactagaaatgcaatcaaaagatgttaaaagtgaaaatataactttatttacactaaaactGTCTTAGCCgccatttattttttcaaactcaACCAAGCTCATCCAATCACATTCCCCGTACACGCTCACACATAGAAGTGTGCGACATTTAAGGCACTGAAAGTATACATCTATGCTACCTTCAATAATCGACCTGATGAAGGTATCGCAGGAGACGGAAGTAATGCAAAGATTGGATTCGGATGTGCCTTGATGCTCACCTGTTGTTATGATGACATATGTTAGTGATTTATCAACATGGAGGATGTAGTACATGTGAATTTCATTCACACTACCCATGTTTATACAATATAGAAAGTACTGTTTTAGCGCGTCGTTAAGTAGGTACTTTATCTTATGCAGTTTGTATTGTCACGGTATGCGGTTTCAGATGTAGGGTGACCTTCATCGGTGCTACAGCCAAGTACTATGAGAGCAAGACAAGACCAGTGGCCCAGGTCAGTCGCCCACAAACCGGCTGTGAAAACCTTGATGACGACACACACAACATATCCAATATAAAGTGTTTCTAGGGGCTAAAACTTTTGCTCATCTTACATCTAATTCACTTAATCTGCAAAAAATAAGCAAACGACAAGCAGCGAGCGTCCGATTGGACAGCTGTGCCTTTACTTCTCCCCCGCCTGCAACCGAAAGATCTCGCTAGTTGTTGACAGACTAGTACAGTACGACTCGGTGAGGTGTAAATATGTGAAAAGATGTTATTTCCTTTCAAGAGGAGTATCATCAAACATGACTCAATAAAAGTGTCAGGAACAGTTTTTGCTTTTTAGATCTATAGATAACAGCTGAATAAAAGACAATGAAATGTCTCGCtattctctctttttttctccAAATCTATTAGGTGCTGATTTTTCGCAACTACAAAGGTGATGTGGACATGTCTGAGATCGACCACTTCTTTACTCTGTTAATGCAACAGGAAGAGGAGGGGCTTCTCTGTCCTGTGATGTCACATGGCAACGTTCACTTCCTGTGGATCAAGCACAACAATCTTTACTGTAtctttttacacatctttggtttccatgttttgttgcatgttataccatacaaactgtatattctattcccttcccctaacccaaaccctaaccccaaccatcacagaaaactttctgatacttcacattttaaaatgtatttaaatttaGATTTAAATCTAACTTTagatttataaaatgtatttgtatagCACTTTAAACACCATAATAATGGATCAAAGTGATGTACAAGGGAAGAAATCATTATATAAGTCATAAAAACAccagaaataaaaaatacactttataaCACACATTCAGAAAATACCATACACAATAACTCGAGAAACATGCCAATAACACAGCAAAAGTCTTTAATTGTCCTTTAAAACTAACCAATGAAGGAGTGGATTTCAAAAACAACGGTAGCTCATTAGGGACTGCCACAGATAATACACAATCTCAACGTGCCCACAGAACAGACGACAACAACTGATGATGATTTACTCTTAGAGAGACAGAAGATTTGTATGGGCTCAACATGGCTTTTATGTAATTGGGCCTGTTCATGTAAGGCTTTATATTATACACAATATTCAGAACTTTATATTttatcctttatatctccggaAACCATTGTAAAGGAATGAACACTGTTGTTGTATGATCTGCCAGTTAAAATCCTAGCAGCTGCTTTTTCAACGTACTGAAGGCGAGCTATCAAAGATGCATTCAAACCCAGGTATAGGGCATTACAATAGTCCAACCACGTACAAATAAAAGCATGAACAACAGATTCTAAGTCCTTTCTGGAAAGAATAAATTCATTAATTTCCTTAATTGATAAAAGGATGATTTCACGATATGTGTAACCtataatgtgtttgttaaactTAACATGAGAATAATATAAGTGGTGGCTACCACAAACAAGAACTCAAACGCTTCTTTGGTTTATGCCTTCCTGTACAAGCTGGTGGAGGTGAGTGGGGACATTCATTGAAATGTAACGGTGAAGGGCTGAatgtatatacaattttatataaaaaatcacattttaaaTCTAGCACcagataaataaacatttatatttgtgtgaaaaCAAAGGTTAAAGATTAACTTTAGATGGTAGTTACACACTTCATGCtatatacatttacattcagATGTTTAGTGGACAAGAAGCACAAATGAAACATTGAAgcgatttattttattttaaggaaAGCAGAAAGAAAGCGAGTGGTGTGTTTTGATGATgaatgtgtttgcgtgtgttGAGGTCTTCACCGAGTACTTCAAGGAGTTGGAGGAGGAGAGCATTCAGGATAACTTTGTGGTGGTGTACGAGCTGCTGGATGAACTCATGGACTTTGGATTCCCGCAGACGACCGACAGCAAGATTCTTCAGGAGTAAAACATCTTTTCCTCTTCATCACTGCTCATGAAGAAGGTCTCCTATTCTTcttgtgatgatgatgatgattgacatctgttttgtgtttttctcaGGTACATCACACAGGAGGGCAACAAGCTTGAGGTGGCAAAAACCAAAGTGCCCACCACAGTGACTAATGCTGTGTCCTGGAGGTCAGAGGGCATCAAATACAAGAAGAATGAAGTCTTTATAGATGTCATTGAGTCCATTAATGTTCTGGTgagtccacacacacacacacacacacagagagattagagtagtgtgtgcgtgcgtgtgtatctgtgtgtgtgtgtgtttaatgatgtttgtgtgtatttgtagGTGAATGCTAATGGCAGCGTTATGAGCAGTGATATTGTTGGCAGTATCAAACTGAAGACAATGCTATCAGGAATGCCTGAGCTCAGGTTGGGTTTGAATGATCGCGTGCTGTTCGCTCTCACCGGCCGTAAGAAACAACTTTTAATTATTAACCCAGCGTTTACTCTTTACGTATATAAGCtaatattatttgttatttttgtaaatatctGTGGATGGTATTGGTCTGTGTGTGCAGGAGACAAAGGAAAGACCGTTGCCATTGAAGATGTAAAGTTTCACCAGTGTGTTCGTCTGTCTCGCTTTGAGAGCGATCGAACCATATCCTTCATTCCACCTGACGGAGAATCTGAGCTTATGTCGTACCGTATCAACACACATGTAAGCACACAGCCATTCCTCATAACCTTTACTCGTTTTACTTTTAaggaaaataaacttttacacttttattttagaaaagGAGAACagatcattttaaaaaaaagttatacgTGTTTATCTAGCTCATTGCATTAGCGGTGCAAGGGTCATCATGGGATAATGTATATCCAGAACTGTAAGTGTGATGTAAATGTAAAGGGTTTGTATTTCAACTAAAGCGATTCTTTACGATTAATTCCTTCAGACCCTGCTTTTACTGAAATagacatcacatgttttttcagtttaaaccaataaaaatgctgatcaaccaatcaaaataatgcacactgaCTAAACACTGGAGGTCTAAAGGGGTTAACTGGATCTGCTTTCATTTTCTCTTCATTAATGCTTTGTGTGCAGGTAAAGCCGCTCATCTGGATTGAATCTGTTATAGAGAAGTTCTCTCACAGTCGGGTGGAGATTATGGTGAAGGTTTGTCAACACGCACTGATGTTTCTCACATCTACACATAATCACTTATATTAAGTTTTATaatcaatctctctctctctctctttcaggcTAAAGGGCAGTTTAAAAAACAGTCTGTAGCCAATAATGTTGAGGTAAGGGTTCCTGTGCCAAGTGATGCAGACTCTCCCAAGTTCAAAACCAGCACAGGTCATGCCAAATATGTTCCTGAGAAGAACATTGTGGTGTGGAGCATCAAATCTTTCCCAGTGAGTAATAAATGAATAGAAATGTGCAGgaatcttaaaaaatatatgtactgtCATTTTGTTACTGAAGACAtgactttaaagggatactccattgttttgtcatattaaactatgtta
This Paramisgurnus dabryanus chromosome 7, PD_genome_1.1, whole genome shotgun sequence DNA region includes the following protein-coding sequences:
- the ap1m2 gene encoding AP-1 complex subunit mu-2, coding for MSASAVFVLDLKGKVLIFRNYKGDVDMSEIDHFFTLLMQQEEEGLLCPVMSHGNVHFLWIKHNNLYLVATTNKNSNASLVYAFLYKLVEVFTEYFKELEEESIQDNFVVVYELLDELMDFGFPQTTDSKILQEYITQEGNKLEVAKTKVPTTVTNAVSWRSEGIKYKKNEVFIDVIESINVLVNANGSVMSSDIVGSIKLKTMLSGMPELRLGLNDRVLFALTGRDKGKTVAIEDVKFHQCVRLSRFESDRTISFIPPDGESELMSYRINTHVKPLIWIESVIEKFSHSRVEIMVKAKGQFKKQSVANNVEVRVPVPSDADSPKFKTSTGHAKYVPEKNIVVWSIKSFPGGKEFLMRAHFGLPSVENDELEGRPPITVKFEIPYFTVSGIQVRYMKIIEKSGYQALPWVRYITQSGDYQLRTNS